A genomic segment from Nodularia sphaerocarpa UHCC 0038 encodes:
- the hisS gene encoding histidine--tRNA ligase — MAKSDKINFSTPSGFPEFLPSEKRLEVYLLDNIRRVFESYGFTPIETPAVERLEVLQAKGNQGDNIIYGIDPILPPNRQAEKEKAGETGSEARALKFDQTVPLAAYIARHLNELTFPFARYQTDVVFRGERAKDGRFRQFRQCDIDVVARRELSLLYDAQMPAIITEIFEAVNIGDFLIRINNRKILTGFFQSVGITETKIKACIGIIDNLEKIGEAKVKQALETEGVIPEQTQKIIDFISINGSVEEVLDKLKHLAENLPEAEQFNLGVSELATVITGVRDLGVSENRFCIDLSIARGLDYYTGTVYETTLLGHEALGSICSGGRYEELVGTFLGEKMPGVGISIGLTRLISRLLKAGILSTLSATPAQVMVVNMQADLMPIYLNVSQNLRRAGLNVVTNFDKRPLGKQFQLADKQGVQFCVIIGSEEAAAQKSSLKDLKSGEQIEVTLENLAGEIKNRLG; from the coding sequence ATGGCAAAAAGTGACAAAATAAACTTTTCAACACCGAGTGGATTTCCCGAATTTCTCCCCAGTGAAAAACGCTTAGAAGTATACTTGTTAGATAATATTCGCCGAGTATTTGAAAGCTACGGATTTACACCCATTGAAACACCCGCAGTCGAACGGTTAGAAGTTCTACAAGCCAAGGGAAACCAAGGCGATAATATCATTTATGGCATTGACCCAATATTACCACCAAATCGGCAAGCAGAGAAAGAAAAAGCCGGGGAAACAGGTTCAGAAGCTAGAGCTTTAAAGTTCGACCAAACTGTGCCTTTAGCAGCTTATATCGCGCGTCATTTAAATGAATTAACTTTTCCCTTTGCGCGTTACCAAACCGATGTAGTTTTTCGGGGAGAACGGGCAAAAGATGGGCGTTTTCGTCAGTTCCGTCAATGCGACATTGATGTAGTGGCTCGTCGTGAACTCAGTTTACTCTATGATGCTCAAATGCCGGCAATTATCACCGAAATATTTGAAGCTGTAAATATTGGTGATTTTCTAATTCGGATAAATAATCGTAAAATTCTGACAGGTTTTTTCCAATCTGTGGGAATTACTGAAACTAAAATTAAAGCTTGTATTGGTATTATTGATAATTTAGAAAAAATTGGGGAAGCTAAAGTTAAGCAGGCGCTAGAAACAGAAGGAGTTATCCCTGAACAAACTCAAAAAATCATCGATTTTATTAGCATTAATGGCAGTGTTGAGGAAGTATTAGATAAACTCAAGCATCTGGCTGAAAATCTTCCAGAGGCGGAACAATTCAATTTGGGAGTATCTGAGTTAGCAACTGTGATTACAGGTGTTCGTGATTTGGGAGTATCTGAAAATCGTTTCTGTATTGATTTATCTATTGCTCGTGGTTTGGATTATTATACGGGTACAGTTTACGAAACAACTTTGTTGGGACATGAGGCTTTAGGTAGTATTTGCTCTGGTGGCAGATATGAAGAATTAGTTGGGACTTTTTTGGGCGAGAAAATGCCTGGTGTGGGTATTTCTATTGGGTTGACTCGGTTAATTAGTCGTCTGTTAAAAGCTGGTATTCTTAGTACTTTATCTGCGACTCCAGCGCAGGTGATGGTGGTAAATATGCAAGCAGATTTAATGCCTATTTATTTAAATGTATCTCAAAATCTGCGTCGGGCTGGACTTAATGTTGTGACTAATTTTGATAAGCGCCCTTTGGGTAAACAATTTCAACTGGCTGATAAACAAGGTGTTCAATTCTGTGTGATTATTGGTTCTGAGGAAGCCGCAGCGCAAAAGTCTTCTCTTAAGGATTTAAAGTCAGGTGAGCAGATAGAGGTTACATTGGAAAATTTGGCTGGGGAAATTAAAAATAGACTGGGGTAA
- a CDS encoding zinc-binding dehydrogenase — MQAQIYKKLIAKRLSEDFKSSVEVVEVPIPEPTANEVLIRNQFAGVNGGFDTLLCRGEVLFASLIPPFDVGVEAVGKVVAVGENVPDFQVGDTVQTIASGGGYREYQAVDSKLAFKVRESRPEVLTLMPTGVSALVALEQVGEMKSNEVVLVTAAAGGTGHIAVQLAKLAGNHVIGTCGSETKAQLLRNLGCDRIINYRQENLHQVLKQEYPNGINLIFECVGKEVFDTCVDNLAVGGRLVVVGFISEYAKQAEQVTQPRIYQQLFWKGASVRGFLIPHYSQYLVAAGDRLSNLFYTDKLKVAVDPTQFIGIESIPSAVEYLLSGQNCGKVIVRF; from the coding sequence ATGCAAGCACAAATTTACAAGAAACTAATTGCTAAAAGGTTGAGTGAAGATTTTAAATCATCTGTGGAAGTTGTGGAGGTTCCTATTCCTGAACCTACAGCTAACGAAGTTTTAATTCGGAACCAATTCGCGGGTGTTAATGGCGGTTTTGATACTTTGCTTTGTCGTGGTGAAGTTCTTTTTGCTAGTTTAATTCCACCTTTTGATGTGGGTGTGGAAGCGGTGGGAAAAGTGGTAGCTGTGGGAGAAAATGTCCCAGATTTTCAAGTGGGTGATACAGTACAAACTATTGCTTCTGGTGGTGGTTATCGTGAATATCAGGCTGTAGATTCTAAATTAGCATTTAAGGTGCGTGAATCCAGACCAGAGGTGTTAACTTTAATGCCTACAGGTGTATCAGCTTTGGTTGCACTGGAACAAGTCGGTGAGATGAAAAGTAATGAAGTTGTTTTGGTGACGGCTGCGGCTGGTGGTACTGGTCATATTGCTGTACAATTGGCGAAGCTAGCCGGTAATCATGTGATTGGTACTTGTGGTTCTGAGACTAAGGCACAGTTACTGAGGAATTTAGGGTGCGATCGCATTATCAACTATCGTCAAGAAAATCTCCACCAAGTCCTCAAACAAGAATACCCCAATGGCATTAATTTGATTTTTGAGTGTGTGGGTAAAGAAGTTTTTGATACCTGCGTTGATAACTTAGCCGTGGGGGGACGTTTAGTAGTGGTGGGTTTTATCTCTGAATATGCGAAGCAAGCAGAACAAGTTACCCAACCGCGCATTTATCAGCAGTTATTTTGGAAAGGTGCTTCTGTGCGTGGCTTTCTCATCCCTCATTATAGTCAATATTTAGTCGCAGCAGGCGATCGCCTATCAAATCTCTTCTACACAGATAAATTAAAAGTTGCTGTTGACCCAACGCAATTCATTGGTATAGAGTCAATCCCTTCTGCTGTAGAATATCTCCTCAGTGGTCAAAACTGCGGCAAAGTAATTGTGAGATTTTAA
- a CDS encoding nuclear transport factor 2 family protein, whose translation MAENSEKTLKIAQQAFEHFTHGLGTGEWEAFLDMLTEDFTFWFPMGKFHGLNQGKDRAREFFQYVSASFNSGIQLTSLDSVTSNETTVVFEFRDEGLLLNQPYKNRVAVSFDVRGEQISGYREYFGSDGKSY comes from the coding sequence ATGGCAGAAAATTCGGAAAAAACTTTAAAAATTGCTCAACAAGCATTTGAACATTTTACCCACGGTTTAGGCACAGGGGAGTGGGAAGCATTTCTAGATATGCTCACAGAAGATTTTACCTTTTGGTTCCCAATGGGAAAATTTCACGGTTTGAATCAGGGAAAAGACCGCGCTAGAGAGTTTTTTCAATATGTGTCTGCATCCTTTAATTCAGGTATTCAGCTTACTTCTTTAGACTCAGTTACCAGTAATGAAACCACTGTGGTTTTTGAGTTTCGTGACGAAGGGTTATTATTGAATCAGCCTTACAAAAATCGGGTAGCAGTTTCTTTTGATGTCCGTGGAGAGCAAATTTCTGGCTATCGCGAATATTTTGGTAGTGATGGTAAATCTTATTAA
- the purU gene encoding formyltetrahydrofolate deformylase: protein MTNPTATLLISCPDQRGLVAKFANFIYANGGNIIHADQHTDLAAGLFLTRIEWQLDGFNLPREFIAPAFNAIAQPLDAQWQLHFSDTIPRIAIWVSRQDHCLFDLIWRQRAKEFAAEIPLIMSNHANLKEVAEQFGIDFHHIPITKDNKAEQEAQQLELLQKYQIDLVVLAKYMQVVSADFIDKFPKIINIHHSFLPAFVGANPYHRAFERGVKIIGATAHYATADLDAGPIIEQDVVRVSHRDEIDDLIRKGKDLERVVLARAVRLHLQNRVLVYTNRTVVFG, encoded by the coding sequence ATGACTAATCCTACCGCCACGTTACTCATTTCCTGTCCCGACCAAAGAGGACTAGTTGCTAAATTTGCCAATTTCATCTATGCTAATGGGGGAAATATTATTCATGCTGACCAGCATACAGACCTTGCGGCTGGATTATTTCTCACCCGGATTGAATGGCAGTTAGATGGATTTAATTTGCCAAGAGAATTTATTGCTCCTGCATTTAATGCGATCGCACAACCTTTAGATGCTCAATGGCAACTACACTTTTCTGATACTATACCACGGATTGCCATTTGGGTGAGTCGGCAAGACCATTGTTTATTTGATTTAATTTGGCGACAACGCGCCAAAGAATTTGCCGCAGAGATTCCCCTCATAATGAGTAATCATGCTAACTTAAAGGAAGTAGCAGAGCAATTTGGCATTGATTTTCACCATATCCCCATAACCAAAGATAACAAAGCCGAACAGGAAGCCCAACAACTAGAATTACTGCAAAAATATCAAATTGATTTAGTAGTTTTAGCGAAATATATGCAAGTTGTCAGTGCAGATTTCATTGACAAATTTCCCAAAATCATTAATATTCATCATTCATTTTTACCAGCTTTTGTGGGCGCAAATCCCTATCATCGAGCCTTTGAACGTGGAGTTAAAATTATTGGAGCCACAGCCCATTATGCAACTGCTGACTTAGATGCTGGACCAATTATAGAACAAGATGTAGTGCGAGTCAGCCACCGCGACGAAATAGATGATTTAATTAGAAAAGGGAAAGATTTGGAACGCGTTGTATTAGCAAGAGCCGTGAGATTACACTTACAAAATAGAGTCCTAGTATATACTAATAGAACAGTAGTATTTGGATAA
- a CDS encoding DUF4340 domain-containing protein yields MKLPKTTLILILVALGLSGFVYFYEIKGQTQREEVKTQQQKIFSFTEKDIQSLTIKTKDITLNLQRNTEVGNSQWLLTSPTTEPANDAIVAYLTNLLVQGQSDRTLSTPANQLDEFGLDQPLATININLKNQTSHQLIVGKPDFNSRFLYAKTDSATPDNGNVNVLLVSTDFQNAVNRELSEWKQPEDTTEDRTTPENETIKN; encoded by the coding sequence ATGAAATTACCAAAAACAACTTTAATTTTAATATTGGTAGCGCTGGGCTTGAGTGGTTTTGTTTATTTCTATGAAATTAAAGGTCAAACTCAGCGAGAAGAAGTCAAGACGCAACAGCAGAAAATTTTCTCTTTTACAGAAAAGGATATACAATCTTTAACAATCAAAACCAAAGATATCACGCTGAACTTACAACGTAACACCGAAGTGGGAAATTCCCAGTGGTTGCTAACATCTCCGACTACAGAACCAGCAAATGATGCTATCGTTGCTTATTTAACGAATTTGTTAGTTCAAGGTCAAAGCGATCGCACTTTATCAACTCCAGCCAACCAGTTAGATGAATTTGGTTTAGATCAACCACTAGCTACAATTAATATTAACCTAAAAAATCAGACAAGTCATCAGCTAATTGTGGGTAAACCTGACTTTAACAGTCGTTTCTTGTATGCTAAAACTGATTCTGCCACCCCAGACAATGGTAATGTAAATGTCCTGCTGGTATCTACAGATTTTCAAAATGCCGTAAATCGGGAACTTTCAGAATGGAAACAACCTGAAGATACCACAGAAGACCGAACAACTCCAGAAAATGAAACAATTAAAAATTAA
- a CDS encoding GldG family protein — protein sequence MKIIKKNKLVKYLFWLGPFSIAVGLTSGLISGNWGIIPLVFLIAGTVISGLWIVLQSQKNQWWNRRSTQASTNALVTIVAVFVILGLLNFLGTRYNLRQDLTEAQLFTLAPQSQNLVRNLPQSVKLWIFDVNKNPQDRELLENYRRESANFQFEYIDPQANPTLANKFGVKNYGEVYLESGDNRQLVQTLTVNERLSEIRLTNRLQQITTTTTSSVYFLQGHGEQVMTSGQGGISQAVQGLVDRNYIALPLNLVEKSQVPEDADVVVVAGPKRALFDNEVKALQDYLNRGGNALLMIDPDTETNLNSLLQEWGINLDNRLAVDVSGTGVGLGPAVPIVTDYGQHPITKEFGNGISFYRLARPLEINPVAGIEATSLLQTKPYPQSWAESDLKSEKLEFNKETDIPGPLTLAVALTKTIPATTNPTPSTSPTPSPSPSGETPNPEASPTPSASPETPNPEASPTPTPTPTPTPTASPSPETPNSEASPTPSASPTPTPTASASPETPNPEASPTPTASASPETPNPEASSTPSPTMEGETNPISTTEEKPEERKIESRLVVIGDSDFATDGLFQQQLNGDVFLNSVTWLSQQDQQPLSIRPKEEKNRRINLNIVQANVLTLSSLLLLPLMGLIIAAIIWWKRR from the coding sequence ATGAAGATTATCAAAAAAAACAAACTGGTAAAATATTTATTTTGGCTAGGTCCTTTTTCAATAGCCGTCGGCTTAACATCTGGATTAATTTCCGGAAACTGGGGAATTATTCCCTTAGTATTTCTGATTGCTGGAACTGTAATCAGTGGTTTGTGGATAGTATTGCAAAGCCAGAAAAATCAATGGTGGAATCGTCGTTCTACTCAAGCTAGTACCAATGCCTTAGTTACCATTGTGGCTGTCTTCGTGATTTTAGGGTTACTTAACTTTTTAGGTACTCGCTACAACCTGCGTCAAGACTTAACTGAAGCCCAGTTATTTACCCTAGCCCCTCAATCCCAAAACTTAGTACGTAATTTACCGCAATCAGTCAAACTGTGGATATTTGATGTTAATAAAAATCCCCAAGACAGAGAATTACTAGAAAACTATCGCCGAGAAAGTGCAAATTTTCAGTTTGAGTATATTGACCCCCAAGCTAACCCGACCCTAGCAAACAAGTTTGGTGTGAAAAACTATGGGGAAGTTTACTTAGAATCTGGAGATAACCGCCAATTAGTGCAAACGTTAACTGTTAATGAACGATTGTCAGAAATTAGATTAACAAATCGTCTGCAACAAATTACCACTACAACCACGAGTTCAGTTTACTTTCTTCAAGGTCATGGCGAACAAGTCATGACATCTGGACAAGGGGGAATTTCACAAGCCGTTCAAGGATTAGTTGATAGAAATTACATTGCATTACCACTGAACTTAGTAGAAAAATCCCAAGTTCCAGAAGATGCAGATGTTGTTGTAGTAGCCGGACCGAAACGAGCATTATTTGATAACGAAGTCAAAGCCTTGCAAGATTATCTCAATCGTGGTGGGAATGCATTATTAATGATTGACCCCGATACTGAGACCAATCTCAACAGCTTGCTACAAGAGTGGGGTATAAACTTAGATAATCGTTTAGCCGTGGATGTTTCTGGAACAGGTGTGGGACTTGGCCCGGCTGTTCCCATTGTCACCGATTACGGACAACACCCCATTACAAAAGAGTTTGGTAATGGTATTTCCTTTTATCGATTAGCAAGACCTTTAGAAATTAATCCCGTAGCTGGTATTGAGGCTACTTCCCTACTGCAAACTAAACCTTATCCTCAAAGTTGGGCAGAAAGCGACCTGAAAAGCGAAAAATTAGAGTTTAACAAGGAAACAGACATCCCAGGACCTTTGACTTTGGCTGTGGCTTTGACTAAAACAATACCAGCCACAACTAACCCCACTCCCTCAACTTCACCGACACCATCACCGTCACCGTCAGGCGAAACGCCTAATCCTGAAGCTTCACCGACACCATCAGCGTCACCGGAAACGCCTAATCCTGAAGCTTCACCGACACCGACACCGACACCGACACCGACACCGACAGCATCACCGTCACCGGAAACCCCTAATTCTGAAGCTTCACCCACACCGTCAGCGTCACCGACACCCACACCGACAGCATCAGCGTCACCGGAAACGCCTAATCCTGAAGCTTCACCCACACCGACAGCATCAGCGTCACCGGAAACGCCTAATCCTGAAGCTTCATCCACACCGTCACCCACAATGGAAGGTGAAACAAACCCCATTTCCACAACCGAAGAGAAGCCAGAAGAACGCAAGATTGAGTCACGGTTAGTAGTAATCGGAGATTCAGATTTTGCCACTGATGGCTTATTTCAACAGCAATTAAATGGAGATGTGTTTCTCAACTCAGTTACTTGGTTGAGTCAACAAGATCAACAACCCCTTTCAATTCGCCCCAAAGAAGAAAAAAACCGTCGAATTAATTTGAACATTGTACAAGCTAATGTTTTAACATTGTCGTCTTTATTATTACTACCTCTAATGGGGTTAATAATTGCGGCTATTATCTGGTGGAAACGCAGATAA
- a CDS encoding ABC transporter permease — MGIVLSNIIAIYRRELQSYFISPLAYAIASIFWFIGGLFFVTILLGPEGILSAVAQIDSQGEQLGVPIPPIDVPYEFVRAFLDRLGWLLLFILPILSMGLYAEERKRGTLELLATSPVTNWAVAVGKLFGVLTFFTTLILPLFVFQAIAINASNPPMSPTILLLGHLGLILLAAAILSLGMFISSLTDSTILSAVLTFALVLLLLFVDVIAKSIGGTAGEILGHFSLLKHYNTLIQGIFDTSALILFTSYIFLGIFLTAQSIDALRFQRR; from the coding sequence ATGGGTATAGTACTCAGTAATATTATTGCCATTTATCGCCGAGAGTTACAGAGTTATTTTATCTCGCCCTTAGCTTATGCGATCGCCAGCATATTTTGGTTCATCGGCGGGTTATTCTTTGTGACAATTTTACTAGGGCCAGAGGGCATTTTGTCAGCAGTCGCCCAAATAGATTCACAAGGAGAACAACTAGGCGTACCCATACCGCCCATAGATGTTCCTTATGAATTTGTCCGAGCATTTTTGGATAGATTGGGTTGGCTATTGTTATTTATTTTACCAATTCTCTCAATGGGACTGTATGCCGAAGAACGCAAGCGCGGTACTTTGGAACTATTAGCCACCTCACCAGTCACTAACTGGGCGGTAGCTGTCGGTAAATTATTCGGGGTATTGACATTTTTTACCACCCTGATTTTACCGTTGTTTGTCTTTCAGGCGATCGCCATCAATGCGTCAAATCCTCCCATGTCGCCCACAATACTCCTACTAGGGCATTTGGGCTTAATCTTGTTAGCAGCCGCAATTTTATCATTAGGAATGTTTATTTCCTCCCTCACCGACAGCACAATTTTATCTGCTGTCCTCACCTTCGCCCTCGTTTTATTGTTATTATTTGTGGATGTGATTGCCAAAAGTATCGGTGGAACAGCAGGAGAAATATTAGGTCATTTCTCATTATTAAAACATTACAATACCCTCATCCAAGGTATTTTCGATACCAGCGCCTTGATTTTATTTACCAGTTACATTTTTTTAGGCATCTTTCTCACAGCCCAGTCAATAGATGCGCTGCGCTTTCAACGTCGGTAG
- a CDS encoding ABC transporter ATP-binding protein, with the protein MIEVEHLSKTYGSTPAINDVTFSVEPGEILGFLGPNGAGKTTTMRILAGYLPATEGKARIAGFDVNDDSLAVRQRIGYLPETPPLYPEMTVEGFLHFVARIKGISAGDRTEKVTAAISRCNLEDKRKVIIRKLSKGYRQRVGIAQAIVHDPPAIILDEPTVGLDPRQIIEVRNLIKSLAGTHTIILSTHILPEVSMTCSRVAIINKGRLVATNTPENLMTQLAGGSGYELEIEGDAGLAKQVLQNVPSVSLVESVSSHHPSGDNRAHLRVISQVGIEAGKDIAATLLNGGFGLYEMRRVSATLEDVFLQLTTEEKNLESFADSETTEGEAA; encoded by the coding sequence ATGATTGAAGTAGAACATCTCAGTAAAACCTACGGTTCAACCCCAGCTATTAATGATGTTACCTTTAGCGTCGAACCTGGGGAAATTTTAGGGTTTTTAGGGCCGAATGGGGCTGGTAAAACTACTACCATGCGGATTTTAGCCGGTTATCTCCCAGCTACAGAGGGTAAAGCCAGAATTGCTGGGTTTGATGTCAATGATGATTCTCTCGCAGTTCGACAACGCATTGGTTATTTGCCTGAGACACCGCCGTTATATCCCGAAATGACCGTGGAAGGGTTTCTACATTTTGTAGCCCGAATTAAAGGCATTTCCGCAGGCGATCGCACCGAAAAGGTAACAGCCGCTATCTCACGCTGCAACTTAGAAGATAAACGCAAAGTCATTATTCGCAAACTATCCAAAGGATATCGCCAAAGAGTCGGCATTGCTCAAGCCATTGTCCATGACCCCCCAGCGATTATTTTAGATGAACCCACCGTCGGACTCGACCCCCGGCAAATTATTGAAGTCCGCAATTTAATTAAAAGCCTAGCTGGGACTCACACAATTATTTTGTCTACCCACATCCTCCCAGAGGTGAGTATGACTTGTAGCCGCGTCGCTATTATTAACAAAGGTAGATTGGTAGCAACTAATACACCAGAAAATCTGATGACACAGTTGGCAGGTGGCTCAGGATATGAATTAGAAATTGAGGGAGATGCTGGTTTAGCGAAACAAGTTTTGCAAAATGTTCCCAGCGTCAGTCTGGTAGAATCTGTTTCGAGTCATCACCCATCGGGCGACAACCGCGCCCACCTGCGGGTAATTTCACAAGTAGGAATTGAAGCGGGAAAGGATATTGCAGCCACGTTGCTAAATGGCGGTTTTGGATTATATGAAATGCGCCGTGTCAGCGCTACCCTAGAAGATGTATTTTTGCAATTGACTACAGAAGAAAAAAACTTAGAATCTTTTGCAGATTCAGAAACCACCGAAGGAGAAGCAGCATAA
- the rnhA gene encoding ribonuclease HI, with protein MSNQRKIQSIYTDGACTGNPGPGGWGVVAYFSDGKIHEMGDAASYTTNNKMEMQAAIAALNFFHASKQAEPITLYTDSEYLINCVTKWLPGWKKRGWKKADGKPVQNQELLELLDELNTPQVNWQHVRGHSGNIGNERCDVIARSFASGQIPSLQELSATESYKSLHSLGEENVEKVADYASNSRILNKSTQDDSTLISNINIMETSTAQTAAVNEEKLSTTRVKQLKNLLETLRIADEISEKGYLISSSELADLMDVHASAVTSRGDEWRWRNWIVSRVRREGNQILWELERGDCASRSAGGDRLETEDEI; from the coding sequence ATGTCTAACCAACGCAAAATTCAAAGCATCTACACCGATGGCGCTTGTACTGGAAACCCTGGCCCTGGGGGTTGGGGTGTTGTCGCTTATTTCAGTGATGGCAAAATTCACGAAATGGGTGATGCTGCCAGCTATACGACTAATAATAAGATGGAAATGCAAGCTGCGATCGCAGCTTTAAATTTCTTCCACGCATCAAAACAAGCTGAACCCATAACCCTCTATACCGATAGCGAATACCTGATTAACTGCGTGACTAAGTGGTTACCAGGATGGAAAAAAAGAGGCTGGAAAAAAGCAGATGGTAAACCTGTCCAGAACCAAGAACTTTTAGAACTGCTGGATGAACTCAATACTCCCCAAGTAAATTGGCAACACGTCAGGGGACATTCTGGTAACATAGGTAACGAGCGTTGTGATGTGATTGCTCGCTCCTTTGCTAGCGGTCAAATCCCTTCTCTACAAGAATTATCCGCCACTGAGTCCTACAAATCTTTACATTCTTTAGGTGAAGAAAATGTAGAAAAAGTAGCAGATTATGCATCTAATTCTAGAATACTTAACAAAAGTACACAAGATGACAGTACTTTGATATCAAATATAAACATTATGGAAACATCCACCGCACAAACTGCGGCAGTAAATGAAGAAAAACTGTCTACAACCAGGGTAAAGCAACTCAAAAACTTGCTGGAAACTCTGCGTATAGCTGACGAAATTTCGGAAAAAGGCTACTTAATTAGTAGTTCGGAACTAGCAGACTTGATGGATGTCCACGCCAGCGCTGTAACTAGTCGCGGAGACGAATGGCGCTGGCGGAACTGGATTGTTTCACGGGTAAGACGGGAAGGAAATCAAATTCTCTGGGAACTAGAACGAGGCGATTGTGCTTCGCGCAGTGCTGGAGGCGATCGCCTAGAAACCGAAGACGAAATATGA
- the cruG gene encoding 2'-O-glycosyltransferase CruG: MENALTVESVITFLLLFIQIPATAILLSRLVKGPRRLPPLEAQQPTPELLGTVSVVVPTLNEALRISPLLSGLSRQSYEVREIIVVDSNSQDGTPDLVKTAQQQDPRFRLMTDDPLPTNWVGRPWALHNGFLHSSEASQWFLGMDADTQPDPGLVASLVKTAAAQEYDLVSLSPQFILQYPGECLLQPALLMTLLYRFDPAGITTEQPERVMANGQCFLCRRSVLAAVSGYTSARSSFCDDVTLARYIAAQGFKVGFLDGAKVLKVRMYEGAVETWKEWGRSLDLKDASPPAQVWGDLWLLSAVQGLPLLVVLSCFWISSHPLLLGLNVFLLVIRFAMLFAIAPSYDRKNAQGGWLFWLSPLADLLAVLRIFLSAFHTPKEWRGRKYN, encoded by the coding sequence GTGGAAAACGCTTTAACAGTAGAAAGCGTCATAACTTTTCTATTGCTATTTATCCAAATACCAGCAACAGCCATTCTGCTTTCACGTCTGGTCAAGGGGCCAAGAAGACTTCCGCCCCTTGAAGCCCAACAGCCAACACCTGAGCTTTTGGGTACTGTCAGCGTTGTTGTTCCCACGCTCAACGAGGCGCTTCGCATTAGTCCTCTGTTATCTGGCTTGAGTCGCCAAAGTTACGAAGTTCGGGAAATTATTGTAGTCGATAGTAATTCCCAGGATGGTACGCCGGATTTAGTCAAAACTGCACAGCAGCAAGACCCCCGTTTTCGTTTAATGACCGATGACCCCTTACCGACTAATTGGGTGGGTCGTCCTTGGGCGTTACATAACGGCTTTTTGCATAGTTCCGAAGCCAGTCAGTGGTTTCTAGGGATGGATGCTGATACTCAACCAGACCCCGGTTTAGTTGCTAGTTTGGTGAAGACCGCAGCAGCCCAAGAATATGATTTGGTTTCTCTTTCACCGCAGTTTATCCTTCAGTATCCCGGTGAATGCTTGCTCCAACCGGCATTATTAATGACTCTGCTTTACAGATTTGACCCGGCTGGAATTACCACGGAACAGCCAGAAAGAGTTATGGCAAATGGGCAATGCTTTTTGTGTCGCCGTTCTGTTTTAGCCGCCGTAAGTGGTTATACCAGTGCTAGGAGTTCTTTTTGTGATGATGTCACATTAGCGCGATATATTGCGGCTCAAGGCTTTAAGGTGGGCTTTTTGGATGGCGCAAAGGTGCTGAAGGTGCGGATGTATGAGGGCGCGGTAGAAACTTGGAAGGAATGGGGGCGCAGTCTGGATTTGAAAGACGCGTCTCCACCGGCTCAAGTTTGGGGAGATTTATGGTTACTTTCAGCAGTTCAGGGTTTACCTTTGTTGGTTGTCCTCAGTTGCTTTTGGATTTCCTCTCATCCTCTGTTGTTGGGTTTGAATGTATTTCTGTTGGTGATTCGTTTTGCTATGCTATTTGCGATCGCACCTTCCTACGACCGCAAAAATGCTCAAGGTGGCTGGTTGTTTTGGCTTTCTCCTTTAGCTGATCTTTTAGCTGTACTGCGAATCTTTTTATCAGCTTTTCACACTCCAAAGGAGTGGCGAGGAAGGAAGTATAACTGA